A DNA window from Schistocerca americana isolate TAMUIC-IGC-003095 chromosome 4, iqSchAmer2.1, whole genome shotgun sequence contains the following coding sequences:
- the LOC124614021 gene encoding protein lines: MQQYICREDIHHHRFATLQEFKVNFMVLKRTSLVPSVPTMGEPVKKKQRVDEITDINLQSDGDTTVEEELAAIQQHILNQCLCPVSETCLWKPFQGVKLVSEEQGDYRIPVLSEWSRDRILLFVSILQLLCEVAIKQNSKGTLCSRIGEICDVLVRNEYGLIEQLIEFSSHPDPFVCFAASRALSAFLIVSKSHVNPSWLESLTENILITTLPQKISFSLEVIKHVVEWKDIDNHPLEDNSEDRPPTGCVVTSLSDPESLDTSQVKCLCIKALESKWPAVVRKFDGLIASYSNEHESSIITFLGLWEAIISVKANLSVVDTKPFYAHLDSFVGLLNSAVPAGIWKHLLALFNEVLCYGSTLALQDILAEEPCALAHLVVRSVKDWHLLDTLPYRGGSGRFGGGAGDGDRPLLQKMVLLVLKSVAVTVKETRCDSSSDSSLGSEADDVDADMAVIERSIREVLRQLDNCVKTLLPFHPETPLAQWVVQLFTDQDDALIEGMVCCLDVAVGLFYRSSTQVDLGRTLSPGTTFVQFLRAVSHDPDVLLDLLVSNETCFLLYLLRLLKFIRRNWEDFVACCGRELDDTMSVLIRLRLAIDRLVSKALFPYNINPVLRLLEKCEQMYEVNDS, translated from the coding sequence ATGCAACAATATATTTGTCGTGAGGATATACATCACCATAGATTTGCCACACTACAGGAATTTAAAGTGAATTTCATGGTCCTTAAAAGGACATCCTTAGTACCTTCGGTACCAACAATGGGTGAGCCTGTGAAGAAAAAGCAAAGAGTTGATGAAATAACTGACATAAATTTGCAGAGTGACGGTGATACGACTGTGGAGGAGGAATTGGCTGCGATACAGCAGCACATTCTGAATCAGTGTTTGTGCCCTGTGTCAGAAACATGTCTGTGGAAACCTTTTCAAGGCGTGAAACTTGTGTCTGAAGAACAAGGAGATTACCGCATACCAGTGCTGTCGGAATGGAGCCGTGACAGAATCCTGTTATTTGTTAGCATATTGCAGCTTTTATGTGAAGTTGCTATTAAACAAAATTCGAAAGGCACTCTGTGTAGTCGAATTGGTGAAATATGTGACGTTCTAGTTAGGAATGAATACGGTTTGATTGAGCAACTCATAGAGTTTTCTTCGCACCCAGATCCCTTTGTATGCTTCGCTGCTAGCAGAGCTTTGTCAGCCTTTTTAATAGTGTCTAAATCTCACGTTAATCCTTCCTGGTTAGAAAGCCTTACAGAAAATATTCTCATTACAACATTGccacaaaaaatttctttttctttagaAGTAATTAAACATGTTGTAGAATGGAAAGATATTGATAATCATCCATTAGAGGACAACAGTGAGGACAGGCCACCAACTGGTTGTGTTGTGACGAGTTTATCTGATCCAGAAAGCTTGGACACTAGCCAAGTAAAATGCTTGTGCATAAAAGCACTAGAATCTAAGTGGCCAGCAGTAGTCAGAAAATTTGATGGATTGATAGCATCATACTCTAATGAACATGAATCATCTATCATAACATTCCTTGGTTTGTGGGAAGCAATCATTTCAGTTAAAGCAAATCTATCTGTAGTTGACACAAAACCTTTTTATGCCCACTTGGACAGCTTTGTAGGACTGCTCAATTCAGCTGTTCCTGCTGGCATTTGGAAACATTTGTTAGCGTTGTTCAATGAAGTTCTTTGTTATGGCAGTACACTTGCATTGCAGGATATATTGGCTGAAGAACCTTGTGCACTGGCTCATTTGGTGGTGCGAAGTGTGAAAGACTGGCATTTGTTGGATACTCTTCCATATCGTGGTGGTAGTGGAAGGTTTGGTGGTGGTGCAGGTGATGGTGATCGTCCATTACTGCAAAAAATGGTTTTGCTGGTGCTGAAGAGTGTTGCTGTGACTGTGAAAGAAACAAGATGTGATAGTTCGAGTGACAGTTCCCTTGGTTCAGAGGCAGATGATGTGGATGCTGACATGGCTGTCATTGAACGAAGTATTAGAGAAGTGCTCCGTCAGTTGGACAACTGTGTGAagacactgcttccctttcaccctGAAACACCTCTTGCCCAGTGGGTTGTTCAGTTGTTTACAGACCAGGATGATGCCTTAATTGAAGGAATGGTATgttgtttggatgtagctgtaggTTTATTTTACCGAAGCAGTACTCAGGTTGACTTAGGACGTACATTGAGTCCAGGAACAACTTTTGTACAGTTTCTTAGAGCTGTTTCTCATGATCCAGATGTGCTACTGGATCTCCTTGTCTCAAATGAGACTTGCTTTTTGCTGTACCTGTTACGCTTGTTGAAGTTCATACGTCGAAATTGGGAGGACTTTGTCGCTTGTTGTGGTAGAGAACTGGATGACACGATGTCTGTTCTAATAAGATTACGCCTTGCGATTGACAGGCTTGTGTCCAAAGCCCTGTTCCCGTATAATATTAATCCTGTGCTGAGGCTGTTAGAGAAGTGTGAACAGATGTACGAAGTTAATGACAGCTAG